In the Paramisgurnus dabryanus chromosome 18, PD_genome_1.1, whole genome shotgun sequence genome, atatctctacctaaaacattatcttttaaaattaagtttttctgaaaatgtgTACTTTCGCCCCTGTTCTCCCCTACATATAAAATCCAAAGAATATGCAATGTAAATCGTTGTGTCTTTATATCTGTAATGCAACAGCTCTAAATATATAGAAAGGCCAGGCCTGTCTGAGTAATGTACAAAACATCAAATGAGAATGATCAACAGGCTGAAGGCAGTATATGATATTTTACTGTGAATAGACATGAAGTCCCTTAATATTAAGTCTGACCATCTTTACTTgttactagtcaacatttgaagtggatcaaaaggGTTCATCAAAGTTAAGACAAGAACAGTTTTGggtatttgttttaaaacaacggttattaaaggttttgatccactttaaATGTTGGCTATTGTATATATTGCCTGTCTAAAAATAGCCCACTGCAGTGAGATTAACTCTTGCAGATCACCATGTTACTGTTACTGAACAAGTGGCTATATGGGAAGGATCAGATGCTAATGTATGTTTGTTGTTGCTCTATATATTGCATATACAAACAAGGTTAAATCATCCTGTATCTAACAACCCTCAATGTTCCCTACAAGGTTTTGCAGTGCATTTTTTTCCAGCGGATGAAGACCTTGTGGCTGCATTTTAGTCATTATTACATTAAGGAATATATAATAGTGCTAAGTACAACAGTAGTAAGGATGATATTTCCTTTCTAATAACACTGTGCTTTATTCCATTGTTGGGGATGGTGGATTCAAAAAGTGCACGTAACATGAACCGGGGTGGGAAACGCTACGGTACGCTACGCTTTTCTGATGGAGCCAATGTACCAATTTGGTGCTCTGCTGCCTCCTACTGGAGATCATAACACTGCTTACTGTAGGAATGATGATAATACAAAGCTAACACAATGTTAACTCTTTTGATCAATCACTACGAGAAAAGtacttttaataaataataataacagaaatataataataaactgattaaaaaagctttttgaaaccgagaaaaaataagaaagatTAATGCATTATAGGccttggctttttcaaagcaaATAAACAATCCAGGACAATTATATCATTTTCAGGGCAtgatttcattttgtttttattttttctttgttcTGGATCTGTTATTCCCATGTTTATTCCTCTAAAGCCAATGCCTGTTCTGTTAGCTCagaaaatacaatacaatacgaTGACAGGGTATTATGTATCCTGTATATCACTGCATTTTGATGTAAgctataaattatataaataaaaattattttgtttacataagAGTCCCAACTTTGACAACACTCACCTTGCAAAGCAACATCTGAATCTAGAATGGTCACTTCAGCTTTAAATGCACACACCCCATCACCTTATTTCTTATTTTTGTTCAGATTTAGATGTTAAATCTGGTTCACGTGTTGATATTACCAGCCTATACAAGGAATATAAGCACCTGTGTACCAGtgaaataagaaatcattttaacCTGCAattgcataaaacaaacaacaacaaaaggtAAATCGTCGGCAAAAACATTCTCTCAATTCGTATTTAAATGAAGCCAGTCCAACCGAATGGAAGTATTTAGACATTTTTTCATCACACATCACATTGTAAGCTTTCATCTCAGTCTTTCTAGCATTTAAACAATGTTCATTTCCACTACCTGTAAAATAATttcaaataaactttatttttacataaactGAGTCTGAATTTTCATCAcacatacaataaaaaaaaaaaaatctctaaATGACAGAAATAGCCTGTCTCCGACCTTCAAGCTACCATCTTTACACAACTTATTTGAACAAATACTCGCTGTACAATACAGTAAAACAATGTGCCTTCAGAATACAGTGGTTGCGTTCACTTCTTTCTAAATGTCCCAAATACAGTGcattaataaatgtatacacaTTTCAATTTCAGAGGAATGCATTGtacagattaaaaaataaagagagagactgcagaaataaaaacagaacaacAGCTACAGTACACAATTCATTTCCTTGAGGAATCTTTTGATTAAgaggaagaaaaaaaaaacaggcatCTTAAGGCTTATGTTTAAATCAGATGGACCTTCGTCAGGAAGTATAAAGGTCTGCAGAGTAAAATACTGCTATGTTATAcggccatttttttattttaaccgaAACAAAACACTGATATTTATAACCATCATCCGTGAAAGTCTTTTCTTACTATCAAAACGATTCGAGAGGAAAGACGCAAAAAGAAAGAAGCAGGAACGTGGAGACCAGTTCGCCTCCAGCTCCAGCGTGTCAGTTTAAAGATGAATTTAAGAGTTCGTCCGATACACAGAAAACTCCATGCTGGTTTCTCCAGTACATCTGCATCCGTCAGAATGTCTCAGCAACTGATTCTGGAATGTACAATGTTGATGGTCAGCGTCCGTGACTACCTGCATATGATAGTAGTCGGCATTAATGGGCTTTTACGCCTGCGGGCCCCGTTTAGGGCCGGCTGGGTTCCTGAGAGGCCTGCCAGTGTAAAGTAGCAGGTGGTGGAGAGAGGGTTGAATATGCTGGCGGTGTAGGTGAGGGGGAATTCCAAACCTTCAGTTCTCCTCAATGAGGGTGATATCCAGTTCAGTACAATCCCTTTCAAACACGCTCGTTTGCCCCCCCTCACGCTCCTCATGGTCTTCCTCCTCTCTCTCCTCCTCCTCATCGCTTTCGCTCAACGGCCCAATACTCGTCCTTCCCCGACCTTCAGCTGGTGAACACGAGCCTCGGAAATCTCCAAAGAAAGGTTCGAGGCCCATACAGACGTCCCCACCGCAGGCCAGTCTGCCACGTTCCATATAACTGAGAGGGTCTGTGCTTCGAGTCTATAAGGAAAAATAAAGCTGGGTTAAAACGTTTTCAAGACTACTAGAGTTACTGCAATGTGACAAAAACAAGGATTAACTTCTCATCAGATTAAAAATTATGCAAAGCTTTACCTGCGTCATTTTGGCAAAGTCTAGCACAGGCCGTGCGCATGGTCTATCCGGGTCCCTGCGACGCTTCAGGCCAGGTTTAAGGAGGAGCAGGTCACAGGGCTGAGAATGACACCGTGGAAGTTGAGGAGGAAGAGCACGGCGAACCGAAGATGGAGTACTGCAGGCGGACGAGGGTGAGGCGGGAACTGCCGGAGGGTGGGATGCGATTTGCGGTGGCACCGGAGGCGGTGGCAAGAACTGTGCGGCGGCCTCGCGAATGAGCACGGGGGAGAGAGAAAAACGACGCTGAGGGGGTGGCGGCGGATGAAGCGGTGAAGGAGAGGAGGAGCACGAGGATGGCGAGGGGAAGAAGCAGCAACAGGCTCCGCCTCCGGCGGCGTCACTCGGATCCCAAGGGAAATTCCACGGCAATGGAGAATCCGGGGAGAGGGCCAGGCTGAAAAAGGTGGGACTGGAAGAAGAGTGCAGCGAGGAATTTAGAGAGGAGCTGGGGGCACGTAACGGACACGGCCCCCCCGCGCCCCCTCCACTGTGGCATCTGCGATTCACTGGCGTCCAGACCTTGGAGGCGCTCGGCCGCCAGGTGTACCGGCAGCGTGAAAGGTCCTCTGGTACCGACAGCGATCGACAGTGGCGTTTCGGGGGTGGCGGGGGGGGAGGGGGCGGCCCGGGAAAAGACAGGTCCGTCACAGAGGTGCTAGGGGCGAGCGGACGGTTCAAGGCATCCCCCTCCGGAAGGTGGCTTTCTGGAGGTCCCAGTGGCACTGGGCCGGGGGGGAAGCTGGAGCTGAGCGCCCCCTGCTGGCTGGGCTTTGAAGGAGAGCAGAGCTGCCAGTAACTGCTTTCTAAAAGACAAACGGAGAGATGTGACTGTGTTCGGTTTATATAGGAATAATCGTGCAactataaaaacaataaaagtaaagttttagACATTTTAGGCTTTAATCGAATTGAAATGCTGTGGCACGCCATGCTCGAAATGTTGCAAACTGAATTACTTTAGGCAGGGGAGAGTGGCGTAAACTGCATCAGTGTTCGAAACACTCTTAAATAACTACAGGAAGGCTACAAACTACAGACGCTGAGCCTTACTTAATGTGTACTATTTTAAATTTCACAActcttgtttttaaataattgcgAGCGGTATACATACTAGATTGCATACATGTCAAGTTGTGTTCGTTAAAAATACTCACCAGGCATCAATCCATCTGTAGGCCTGCTGAGTTCTGGGCTCTTACAATGAAGTTGAGACTGCAAAACAGATCAAATGCAGATGAAATGCATTAGCAGTCAAATAGATTTATTGACTGAGTCTGCACATCCTAAATCATCCTGTTGGTAAAAATTccaaaacacaagttttaccAGTTTGCTGTCCAGTGGTCGTTGTTGATGTTGGGACAACGCTGTTGTCTAACATTTAACGAAACCATGGCATTGCAAATTGAAGGAGGAAGGAAAGGTGGGGAAAGTGGCTGATGTGCACTAGATAAAAATGAAGCACAGTCGCGTCCACCAAACATCCAGTGCACGCTTGCCAAGTTTCACTCAGGAACCATGATGACGTCCATACCTGTGAGCACATCCGAAACGTAATCAATAccagcaaaaataaacaggatgAAATCATACATTTTCCATGAAGTCTATTTGTGCTCAGTGGGGTTTTTGGTTTTGTTTAGCTTTCTCATTTTTAACTAAACTCAGCATTTATTACTGATATATAAAATAACTCCTATCAAAAGTGAAAAGGAAAAgtaatatttcatttttatctCTAAGATTAAAggaaatttaatttttaaaccAGACACTAAAATAAAGGTACACACGACAACATTTTAACATTAAGAAAGTCTCACGTTACCCCCTATAATAAGACTTCATTATTCAtatatttacatgtatgcattttaaacataaaatcCTGCATATCATATATTATGCAGAACACAATATAGTATTCTAGGATGTCTGATTCGCTACTGTTCGGACGCTTTTAATTGCACTCTGTgcttttttgcttttatttaacTACTGGTAGTTCAGCACAGTGCTCAAACTTAACAATTGGGCAGTCACACTAAAACTACAAATTGACATGTTAGATCACACAATACTcttacatagactggaaaactgggtagggctctctgggATGTTCCTGAATGGTTTAAGTCATACCTTATGTGAACATATgtaaccataaatctgagtggacacccatgacatgtggagtcccacagggcTCTATTCTAGCaccgcttctgtttaatttTGTTATGCTCCCACTTgatcaaataatgaaaaagacccaaattgcttaccacagctTTGCAGATGACACCCAAATATACTTAGCCttgtcacccaatgactacagACCCATTTACTTcctatgtaaatgcattgatgaaataaCAGTTGGATGCATCAAAACTTCCTACAGTTAAACAGAGacaaaactgaagtcattgtatttggaaataaagatgaaattCTCAAGgttaacacataccttgactctaAGGGTAATTAAATGAAGTCAGAAATCTGGGTGTAATCTTAGAGCCTGACCTTAATTTCACTAGTCATGTGAAAGCAAAAGGCAAATCAGCTTACTGCCACCTCAGAAATATAgccagaattagatgttttATCTTAAGACACGACTTAGAGAAACATGTTCATGCTTTttatcaccagcagggtggattatgTCAATGGTCCCCTTACTGagatccccaaaaagaccattatggggcttttccattgcatagtgcCCCAccgtttggtttgggtcaggtcgggtcagctcaactcactttggcttggttagctttccatcgagtttagtaacacttagGAATGGGAGGGACTAAAGGCGTGTTGTTATATTtgtgctgcctactgctgtgacatcatacaagtgagacaTCATTGTACGTttccatacattcatttatttctcagtctgccacaaaattaaaattgactttCTGTGCAAACACATGTGGCGTTAGTCAGTCGACGCTCTCCGCTGAGCCACATTTAAGTTGCActtaagcatatatgcggacgtgcgtgtcgcgaatgtgccgccacataCTGCAAGTCTGAAAAACACTTATGGTGTTATTCTcaattctcaacctgtggatgttttacatcgctaaaagggagtaaACATGCTgtcacagatgacaacatgtttactcgagacagcgcaagctagcatgaagttaaagcTAATATTTTACGTTATAGCGATGacactggtagtgacgattctcacagaccaatcagtgatctacagtgtttccACGTCACATTTTGGTATCAGCCAAGATCGCTTGGAACTCCAACCAAGGCGGTACTAAAAAAAAAGTATCCGTTaatacgtactgcacccagtggaaaagccctcaaatgtaagctgacccgacctgacccaaacagaaacgtggggtactatgcaatggaaaatcgccattagacagctgcagctctACTGAATGCTGCTGCCAGAATTTGACCAGAACCAAAACatctgagcacatcactc is a window encoding:
- the fam53c gene encoding protein FAM53C isoform X1; the encoded protein is MPESSYWQLCSPSKPSQQGALSSSFPPGPVPLGPPESHLPEGDALNRPLAPSTSVTDLSFPGPPPPPPPPPKRHCRSLSVPEDLSRCRYTWRPSASKVWTPVNRRCHSGGGAGGPCPLRAPSSSLNSSLHSSSSPTFFSLALSPDSPLPWNFPWDPSDAAGGGACCCFFPSPSSCSSSPSPLHPPPPPQRRFSLSPVLIREAAAQFLPPPPVPPQIASHPPAVPASPSSACSTPSSVRRALPPQLPRCHSQPCDLLLLKPGLKRRRDPDRPCARPVLDFAKMTQTRSTDPLSYMERGRLACGGDVCMGLEPFFGDFRGSCSPAEGRGRTSIGPLSESDEEEEREEEDHEEREGGQTSVFERDCTELDITLIEEN
- the fam53c gene encoding protein FAM53C isoform X2, with amino-acid sequence MFGGRDCASFLSSAHQPLSPPFLPPSICNAMVSLNVRQQRCPNINNDHWTANWPTDGLMPESSYWQLCSPSKPSQQGALSSSFPPGPVPLGPPESHLPEGDALNRPLAPSTSVTDLSFPGPPPPPPPPPKRHCRSLSVPEDLSRCRYTWRPSASKVWTPVNRRCHSGGGAGGPCPLRAPSSSLNSSLHSSSSPTFFSLALSPDSPLPWNFPWDPSDAAGGGACCCFFPSPSSCSSSPSPLHPPPPPQRRFSLSPVLIREAAAQFLPPPPVPPQIASHPPAVPASPSSACSTPSSVRRALPPQLPRCHSQPCDLLLLKPGLKRRRDPDRPCARPVLDFAKMTQTRSTDPLSYMERGRLACGGDVCMGLEPFFGDFRGSCSPAEGRGRTSIGPLSESDEEEEREEEDHEEREGGQTSVFERDCTELDITLIEEN